From one Gemmatimonadaceae bacterium genomic stretch:
- a CDS encoding RagB/SusD family nutrient uptake outer membrane protein translates to MTTTIHIDRSTTGRTTLSLHSRTIAASLLTVALLGCSDKSLNITNPNAITPAAAAGDPQALQLLATGLIIDYRGGRGGYISDAGRFGRESYTFAPQEGRNTTHYLIGIAGANKLDPTGFAVGSWGTQYNAMRDNYNFRNAVSKSTLTAAQKAAALGFAKVLQAAELLEVIATRDTLGAIVDVKDNAAELAPFVSRDSVYKFILATLDSGITALAAGGATFPFTLSSGYASFNTPATFSQFAQGLRARAAAYYATSGGPASAWQTALAALGASFLNAGATSKAAFDVGVYHTYGPSPDASNPLNMVNNTDLYAHMSFQADAQLKADGTPDNRYLAKIRTGLPSRQGPVTGSGPTSASSTLGFSIWATNASSIAVMRNEELILLRAEARLATGDKSGAIADLNTVRVNSGGLPPSSLTAASSNDQILTGILYEKRYSLMMEGHRWVDMRRYGKLNLLPLDVSTGPNANFVAKVQPIPQAECLVRAGKTGALVGPAGQNNCS, encoded by the coding sequence ATGACGACGACCATTCACATCGATCGCTCCACCACCGGCCGGACCACGCTGTCGTTGCACTCGCGCACGATCGCCGCGTCCCTGCTGACCGTCGCTCTCCTTGGGTGCAGCGACAAGTCCCTCAACATCACCAACCCGAACGCGATCACTCCCGCGGCGGCCGCCGGCGACCCGCAAGCGCTGCAGCTCCTCGCCACCGGCCTGATCATCGACTATCGCGGTGGGCGCGGCGGGTATATCTCGGACGCCGGACGATTCGGCCGCGAGAGCTATACTTTCGCGCCGCAGGAAGGGCGAAACACCACGCACTACCTGATCGGAATCGCCGGGGCCAACAAGCTCGATCCTACCGGATTCGCGGTGGGCAGCTGGGGGACGCAGTACAACGCAATGCGCGACAACTACAACTTCCGGAATGCCGTCAGCAAGAGCACGCTGACCGCGGCGCAGAAGGCGGCGGCGCTGGGCTTCGCCAAGGTGCTGCAGGCCGCCGAACTGCTGGAAGTGATCGCCACGCGCGACACGCTCGGCGCCATCGTCGACGTCAAGGACAACGCCGCGGAGCTGGCGCCGTTCGTGTCGCGCGACTCCGTGTACAAGTTCATCCTGGCAACGCTTGACTCCGGGATCACCGCGCTGGCCGCAGGCGGCGCGACGTTCCCGTTCACCCTGTCGAGTGGCTACGCGAGCTTTAACACGCCGGCGACGTTTTCGCAGTTCGCACAGGGGCTGAGGGCGCGGGCGGCGGCGTACTATGCCACGAGTGGCGGCCCTGCCAGCGCCTGGCAGACGGCGTTGGCGGCTCTCGGCGCATCGTTCCTGAACGCCGGGGCGACGAGCAAGGCGGCGTTTGACGTGGGGGTGTACCACACCTACGGACCATCGCCCGACGCGTCGAATCCACTGAACATGGTGAACAACACGGACTTGTATGCGCACATGTCGTTCCAGGCCGATGCGCAGCTCAAGGCCGACGGCACGCCCGACAACCGCTACCTGGCGAAGATCCGCACCGGTCTCCCTAGCCGTCAGGGGCCAGTGACCGGCAGTGGACCGACCAGCGCTTCGAGCACGCTCGGATTCAGCATCTGGGCGACGAACGCCTCGTCCATCGCGGTCATGCGCAACGAGGAGCTGATCCTGCTCCGCGCCGAGGCGAGGCTGGCCACCGGCGACAAGTCGGGAGCGATTGCCGACCTGAACACTGTGCGGGTGAACTCGGGCGGACTGCCGCCAAGCAGCCTCACGGCGGCGAGCTCGAACGACCAGATTCTCACCGGCATTCTTTATGAGAAACGCTACTCGCTGATGATGGAAGGGCACCGGTGGGTCGACATGCGCCGCTATGGCAAGCTCAATCTCCTGCCACTGGACGTGTCGACCGGGCCGAACGCCAACTTCGTGGCCAAGGTCCAGCCGATCCCGCAGGCGGAGTGCCTGGTGCGGGCGGGCAAGACCGGCGCCCTGGTGGGACCAGCCGGGCAGAACAACTGCAGTTGA
- a CDS encoding DUF4382 domain-containing protein encodes MTIAVLGTVSAIAACSSDSTGPSRGTIAVKLTDAPFPLDSLSSVNVFVVRVDARTAAADSAAAAQGAGSDSAHVNGWTTLATPNASVNLLAYQNGTTLGLGHANVATGSYQGFRLVIDPSKSNVTLKSGLVLTGSSTPNIAFPSGATAGLKIALAAPVVVTAGDTTTMVVDFNVASSFVMRGNSLSQNGLLFKPVITATVK; translated from the coding sequence GTGACCATTGCCGTGCTCGGCACGGTGTCGGCGATCGCGGCCTGTTCGTCCGACTCCACCGGGCCGTCGCGCGGCACCATCGCCGTGAAGCTCACGGACGCGCCGTTTCCGCTCGACTCGTTGAGCAGCGTCAACGTGTTTGTCGTGCGCGTCGACGCACGGACCGCGGCGGCCGACTCCGCCGCCGCCGCGCAGGGCGCCGGCAGCGACAGCGCCCACGTCAATGGATGGACCACGCTGGCCACTCCGAACGCCAGCGTCAACCTCCTGGCGTACCAGAACGGCACGACACTCGGCCTCGGCCACGCCAACGTCGCGACGGGTTCCTATCAGGGATTCCGGCTCGTGATCGATCCTTCCAAGTCGAACGTGACCCTCAAGTCGGGCCTGGTCCTCACTGGATCGAGCACGCCGAACATCGCCTTCCCGAGCGGCGCCACGGCCGGACTCAAGATCGCGCTCGCCGCGCCCGTGGTCGTGACGGCCGGCGACACCACCACGATGGTGGTGGACTTCAACGTCGCGAGCAGCTTCGTGATGCGCGGCAACTCGCTCTCGCAGAACGGCCTGTTGTTCAAGCCCGTGATCACCGCGACCGTGAAGTAG
- a CDS encoding FlgD immunoglobulin-like domain containing protein, translating into MSPSSKRSIVRVAAFAVASAGILSAQQPSRGGKAGAVAAAIPAPDYAALLQRITWRSVGPTNNAGRISEIVGVPGDPLTYYVAGANGGIIKTTNGGTTFTPIFDKAGAGSIGAIAIAPSDKNVIYVGTGEGNPRNNASVGDGMYKSIDGGDHWTHIGLEKSDKIARLVVDARNPDIVYACVLGREWGANEDRGVYKTTDGGANWKKVLYVDPQTSCSDISADPANSNIVYAGMYTYRRWAWHLESGAGNTAVYKSVNGGATWEKLSGPDKLNGLPRKAMDRIGVAVAPSDPDIVYVISETKDEGELWRTEDGGKTWRTVNRDPNINFRPFYYADIRVDPRNPNRVFALSGGLYFSEDGGLNFRTIARDVHGDHQAMWIDPVDPRYILSGSDGGWQVSRDGGKNWDVVNTFPFTQFYHINYDLQTPYRVCGGLQDNGNWCGASNSLSGQGIRTDDWYTVSGGDGFFTVPVLDKPWLVFSNSQGGMLNITDTRSGAQKTIYPYPNRVGSVGDAMIGHKDRFNWNSPIALSPQNPAVAYFGGNVLFKSTNYGLKWDVISPDLTTNDPRKQQSSGGEIVVDNTAAEFHSTLLSIAPSPLDSNVIWTGSDDGNVQVTRDGGHSWTNVFVNVPGLKPNAWIATVEASHFDVGTAYVTADHHQDDDYAPYVYVTTDFGKTWKSIRGDLPDKAWWTHVVREDPKNRNLLYVGTEAGIWASWDRGAHWVSLRGDLPVTPVRDIQVHPRDNDLLVATHGRGLYILDDLTAIQGIAETQARAQEAELFDIRPATRWNLWSKDGNLGQRKWAGDNPPNGAIISYYLREQPAGEVNIEIADASGRVVRRFNRVMDEAGVNRITWDGRYDTVGDGFGGRGGGRGPGGAAGPGGAAAGAAPDTSLAALREQRRAAAGREPEAGGGGGFFGGGGVAVLPGTYQVSLIVGGKKYTRPVTIQNDPRVEMTPAQVTAQHDAALQLQALTQRVTRVIASTDDLITQLTNTQTTLRRDARDNAAVLAEIDGTLKDLRQFRDSVLARPLAGLGYRQYPRLREEVQTVGGMVSRPQWPITEGERVRAGELRTESDTAQARLDAAIKDRVGKINDMLKGTPHVITPQGPRVVP; encoded by the coding sequence ATGTCGCCTTCGAGCAAACGTTCGATCGTCCGTGTCGCTGCATTCGCCGTGGCGAGTGCCGGCATCCTTTCCGCACAGCAGCCATCTCGCGGAGGCAAGGCCGGAGCGGTCGCGGCCGCCATACCGGCGCCCGACTATGCGGCGCTGCTGCAGCGCATCACGTGGCGCTCGGTGGGTCCGACCAACAACGCCGGCCGCATCTCGGAGATCGTCGGCGTCCCGGGCGACCCGCTCACGTACTACGTGGCGGGTGCGAACGGCGGGATCATCAAGACGACGAATGGCGGAACAACCTTCACGCCCATCTTCGACAAGGCGGGGGCGGGCTCCATCGGCGCCATCGCCATCGCGCCGAGCGACAAGAACGTCATCTACGTGGGCACGGGAGAGGGGAACCCTCGCAACAACGCGTCGGTGGGCGACGGGATGTACAAGTCCATCGACGGGGGCGATCACTGGACGCACATCGGGCTGGAGAAGTCCGACAAGATTGCGCGCCTCGTCGTGGACGCGAGGAATCCGGACATCGTCTACGCCTGCGTTCTCGGCCGCGAGTGGGGAGCCAACGAGGATCGCGGGGTCTACAAGACCACGGACGGCGGGGCGAACTGGAAGAAGGTGCTCTACGTGGATCCGCAGACCTCGTGCTCGGACATCTCGGCGGATCCGGCCAACAGCAACATCGTCTACGCGGGGATGTACACGTACCGGCGATGGGCGTGGCACCTGGAGTCAGGCGCCGGCAATACGGCGGTCTACAAGTCGGTGAACGGCGGCGCCACCTGGGAGAAGCTGTCCGGCCCTGACAAGCTGAACGGCCTCCCCCGCAAGGCGATGGACCGGATTGGCGTAGCGGTGGCGCCGAGCGACCCGGACATCGTGTACGTGATCAGCGAGACGAAGGACGAGGGCGAGCTGTGGCGCACCGAAGACGGCGGCAAGACCTGGCGCACGGTGAACCGCGATCCCAACATCAACTTCCGGCCCTTCTACTACGCCGACATCCGCGTCGACCCCAGGAACCCCAACCGCGTCTTCGCCCTCTCGGGCGGCCTCTACTTCTCCGAGGACGGCGGGCTGAACTTCCGCACCATCGCGCGCGACGTGCACGGCGACCATCAGGCGATGTGGATCGACCCCGTCGATCCGCGCTACATCCTGAGCGGCAGCGACGGGGGCTGGCAGGTGAGCCGCGATGGCGGCAAGAACTGGGACGTCGTCAACACCTTCCCGTTCACGCAGTTCTATCACATCAACTACGACTTGCAGACGCCCTATCGCGTCTGCGGCGGGTTGCAGGACAATGGCAACTGGTGCGGCGCGAGCAATTCACTGAGCGGGCAGGGCATCCGCACCGACGACTGGTATACGGTGTCGGGCGGCGACGGCTTCTTCACCGTGCCGGTGCTGGACAAGCCGTGGCTGGTGTTCAGCAATTCGCAGGGCGGGATGCTCAACATCACCGACACGCGCAGCGGTGCGCAGAAGACCATCTATCCGTATCCGAATCGTGTCGGCTCGGTGGGTGACGCGATGATCGGGCACAAGGATCGCTTCAACTGGAATTCGCCGATCGCCCTCTCGCCGCAGAACCCGGCGGTGGCGTACTTCGGCGGCAACGTGCTCTTCAAGTCGACCAACTACGGCCTGAAGTGGGACGTCATCTCCCCCGATCTCACGACCAACGACCCCAGGAAGCAGCAGTCCAGCGGCGGCGAGATCGTCGTGGACAACACCGCCGCCGAGTTTCACAGCACACTGCTGAGCATCGCGCCGAGTCCGCTCGACAGCAACGTGATCTGGACGGGCTCGGACGACGGCAACGTGCAGGTGACGCGGGACGGCGGCCACTCGTGGACCAACGTCTTCGTGAACGTGCCGGGGCTCAAGCCCAACGCGTGGATCGCGACGGTGGAAGCGTCGCACTTCGACGTCGGCACCGCGTACGTGACGGCCGACCATCACCAGGATGACGACTACGCGCCGTACGTCTACGTGACGACGGACTTCGGCAAGACGTGGAAGAGCATCCGCGGCGACCTGCCGGACAAGGCCTGGTGGACGCACGTCGTGCGCGAGGATCCCAAGAACCGGAACCTGCTGTACGTCGGCACTGAGGCCGGCATCTGGGCGTCGTGGGATCGCGGAGCGCATTGGGTGTCGCTGCGCGGCGACCTGCCGGTGACGCCCGTGCGTGACATCCAGGTGCACCCGCGCGACAACGACCTGCTGGTCGCCACGCATGGGCGCGGCCTGTACATCCTGGATGACCTGACCGCGATCCAAGGCATCGCGGAGACACAGGCACGGGCACAGGAAGCTGAACTGTTCGACATCCGGCCGGCGACTCGCTGGAATCTCTGGAGCAAGGACGGCAACCTTGGGCAGCGCAAGTGGGCGGGAGACAACCCGCCCAATGGCGCGATCATCTCGTACTACCTGAGGGAACAGCCGGCGGGCGAGGTGAATATCGAGATTGCCGACGCGAGCGGCCGCGTGGTGCGGCGCTTCAATCGGGTGATGGATGAGGCGGGGGTGAACCGGATCACGTGGGATGGCCGCTACGACACCGTGGGGGACGGCTTTGGCGGACGCGGTGGTGGACGCGGGCCCGGCGGGGCGGCTGGCCCGGGTGGCGCGGCCGCAGGCGCTGCGCCGGACACCTCGCTGGCCGCCCTGCGCGAACAGCGGCGGGCCGCGGCTGGACGCGAGCCCGAGGCGGGAGGCGGAGGCGGCTTCTTCGGCGGCGGTGGCGTCGCGGTCCTGCCGGGGACCTACCAAGTGTCACTGATTGTCGGCGGCAAGAAGTACACCAGGCCGGTGACCATCCAGAACGACCCGCGCGTGGAGATGACGCCGGCGCAGGTGACGGCGCAGCACGACGCGGCGCTCCAGCTCCAGGCGCTGACGCAGCGCGTGACGCGCGTCATCGCAAGCACCGACGACCTGATCACGCAACTCACGAACACGCAGACCACCCTGCGGCGCGACGCGCGCGACAATGCGGCGGTGCTGGCGGAGATTGACGGCACGCTCAAGGATCTCCGTCAATTCCGAGACTCCGTGCTGGCCCGTCCGCTCGCCGGACTGGGGTACCGGCAATACCCACGGCTGCGTGAAGAAGTGCAGACCGTCGGCGGAATGGTCTCGCGTCCGCAGTGGCCGATCACCGAGGGCGAGAGGGTGCGCGCGGGCGAGCTCCGCACCGAATCGGATACGGCGCAGGCGCGCCTCGACGCGGCCATCAAGGATCGCGTGGGGAAGATCAATGACATGCTGAAGGGGACGCCGCATGTGATCACGCCGCAGGGGCCACGGGTGGTGCCGTGA
- a CDS encoding carboxypeptidase regulatory-like domain-containing protein, with translation MTSLRQCLRVVAVLSMTSVCAAGQRVQSTLPGMPATRDTLRQAPLGVIDGLVTDTNLVPLAGAEVTVLRSQVRVRTRENGRFRVLGTPAGGYLLIVRRVGYRPLTDLVEVIPNDTLRLTFALERAPQSLDTVVVTERRQSPRMREFDARRKLGLGEFMTQDDIERRAALEVKDLLRSFRTINVSPSYTKGPMAEYFALGKRGGGVMQGECAMTVLTDGVQMPKPFNLNLMPPPREIAGIEVYAGSATVPAQYAALNSGCGVVLVWTRDGFR, from the coding sequence ATGACCAGTCTCCGACAGTGTCTGCGCGTCGTCGCGGTGCTCTCGATGACGTCCGTGTGCGCTGCTGGGCAGCGCGTCCAGTCGACGTTGCCCGGCATGCCCGCCACGCGCGACACCCTGCGCCAGGCGCCACTGGGAGTGATTGACGGGCTGGTCACCGATACCAACCTCGTCCCCCTCGCCGGCGCCGAGGTGACGGTGTTGCGCTCGCAGGTCCGGGTTCGCACGCGGGAGAACGGGCGCTTCCGGGTGCTCGGCACCCCGGCGGGCGGCTACCTGCTCATCGTCCGGCGCGTCGGCTACCGGCCGCTTACCGACCTTGTCGAGGTGATTCCCAACGACACCTTGCGGCTCACCTTTGCGCTCGAGCGCGCGCCGCAATCCCTCGACACGGTGGTCGTCACCGAACGCCGGCAGTCGCCGCGGATGCGGGAGTTCGACGCCCGTCGCAAGCTGGGGCTCGGCGAGTTCATGACACAGGACGACATCGAGCGGCGTGCGGCGCTCGAGGTGAAGGACCTGTTGCGGAGCTTCCGGACCATCAACGTGTCGCCGAGCTATACGAAGGGGCCGATGGCCGAGTATTTCGCGCTGGGCAAGCGCGGCGGCGGCGTCATGCAGGGCGAATGCGCGATGACCGTGCTGACCGACGGCGTGCAAATGCCAAAGCCCTTCAACCTGAACCTGATGCCGCCGCCGCGAGAGATTGCCGGCATCGAGGTGTACGCCGGCTCCGCCACGGTTCCGGCGCAGTACGCCGCGCTGAACTCGGGGTGCGGCGTGGTGCTGGTCTGGACGCGCGACGGATTCCGGTAG
- a CDS encoding SusC/RagA family TonB-linked outer membrane protein — translation MRRILLLAVALLSATMPTTARAQAREVTGKITQAVANTPLADATISLLGRPSGVRSNDRGEYRIRVPAGEVSLIVRAFGYKRVTVRVAAGQSTADVALDRDVLQLEGVTVTGQATTVDKRNASTAIGSINAEMLVKAPAKSVESNIAGKITGTTVFENSGAPGGGMQIQIRGATSVLGQGDPLYVIDGVIVSNASISSGLASITRSSGSTGSTQDQMVNRLADVNPNDIESIEVLKSAAATAIYGSRATNGVVVISTKKGRSGQTRWNITQRLGSQQPTRLLGSRHFVNAAAALPYAGGPLGVAAINEACGSGTCPWYDWQKQLYNQTDPSWETVLSAAGGVNSTRFFASLNDRLNKGVQITTGARRTSGRLNLDQTIGEKLTVSGGIDLTHNLIHNGIGNNDNSGTSPIYTFGYAPAVIDLRKKDATGHYVRMPFNGGGTGTSNPWEVLTNITAAEEVWRTMANLRVGYSLLSTGMHTVQLAYIAGVDRFQQEGTIYSPNFLQFEAADGFLGTAEKVNASSRQLNQSGNVVWTFTPGANRWINSAQTSVGGTVESQDLVSYFMRTRGILPGRSVVPNTYGDVAIANSVTQFRDQSYYLNEQVLALGEKLSLAAGFRADRSSANGDRKKFYTFPKFSTSYRFERPLSRWTDVVDEVKLRGAWGESGNRPRYGDRDVTVASGGTIGGAASLAASTTLGNPAIKPEVMNELEYGIDGSLLRQRIGFEASTYERKIKDLLLTFPLPPSSGLAQQTINGGQLSVRGFEASISLVPIRNRDVEWVFRTTYGSNHQHTDWMPVPTFNVPGSFGSAYGRNRIAAGTISTMIWGNIPFSCLNTTVNGVFTPGTASDGKPCRRLAEGETMASRVTRDSTIRDANPRHQTQFTNQVTYHNWSLTALLDWRNGGATSDMTKNLFDEGGNSRDFDAKSPDATQSLGEYRYGLWSNSDIRQYIEYGSFVKLRELSVTYDAPASLAARAKARTLRFTFSGRNLKTWTKYWSFDPEFSNFGNSNFNRFIDLAPYPSTRQFFFSIDLGY, via the coding sequence TTGCGCAGAATCTTGTTGCTCGCCGTTGCACTGTTGTCGGCGACGATGCCCACTACCGCGCGAGCACAGGCTCGTGAGGTGACGGGCAAGATCACCCAGGCAGTCGCGAACACCCCGCTCGCGGACGCCACGATCTCGCTGCTCGGCCGACCGTCGGGCGTCCGGTCGAATGATCGCGGCGAGTATCGGATCCGCGTTCCCGCGGGCGAAGTGTCATTGATCGTCCGAGCCTTCGGCTACAAGCGCGTCACCGTGCGCGTCGCGGCCGGCCAGTCGACGGCCGACGTGGCGCTCGACCGGGACGTGCTGCAGCTCGAAGGCGTGACGGTGACCGGCCAGGCCACCACCGTCGACAAGCGCAACGCCTCCACTGCCATCGGTTCGATCAACGCCGAGATGCTCGTCAAGGCGCCGGCGAAGTCCGTCGAGAGCAACATTGCCGGCAAGATCACCGGCACGACGGTCTTCGAGAACAGCGGGGCGCCGGGTGGCGGCATGCAGATTCAGATTCGCGGGGCCACGTCGGTGCTCGGCCAGGGCGATCCGCTCTACGTGATTGATGGCGTGATCGTGTCCAACGCGTCCATCTCGTCTGGCCTTGCCTCGATCACGCGCTCGAGCGGATCGACCGGTAGCACGCAGGACCAGATGGTGAACCGCCTAGCGGACGTGAACCCGAATGACATCGAGTCGATCGAAGTGCTGAAATCCGCGGCGGCCACCGCCATCTACGGCTCGCGCGCCACCAACGGCGTCGTCGTGATCAGCACCAAGAAAGGCAGGAGCGGCCAGACGCGGTGGAACATCACGCAGCGTCTGGGTTCGCAGCAGCCCACGCGCCTGCTCGGCTCGCGTCATTTCGTGAACGCGGCCGCGGCGCTTCCGTATGCGGGCGGACCGCTGGGCGTGGCCGCGATCAACGAGGCGTGCGGCTCGGGGACGTGCCCGTGGTATGACTGGCAGAAGCAGCTTTATAACCAGACGGATCCTTCGTGGGAGACCGTCCTGTCGGCCGCGGGCGGCGTCAACAGCACCCGATTCTTTGCCTCCCTGAACGACCGCCTGAACAAGGGCGTCCAGATCACGACGGGCGCGCGTCGCACGTCGGGCAGGCTCAACCTCGATCAGACCATCGGCGAAAAGCTGACCGTGTCGGGCGGCATCGACCTGACCCACAACCTGATCCACAACGGGATCGGCAACAACGACAACTCCGGCACCAGCCCCATCTATACGTTCGGCTATGCACCAGCCGTCATCGACCTGAGGAAGAAGGACGCGACCGGCCACTACGTGCGGATGCCGTTCAATGGTGGTGGCACCGGGACCTCCAACCCGTGGGAAGTGCTGACCAACATCACGGCGGCGGAGGAAGTCTGGCGCACGATGGCCAACCTGCGCGTCGGCTATTCGCTGCTCTCGACGGGGATGCACACGGTCCAGCTTGCCTACATTGCCGGCGTCGACCGCTTTCAGCAGGAAGGCACGATCTACTCGCCGAATTTCCTGCAATTCGAGGCGGCGGACGGCTTCCTCGGCACGGCCGAGAAGGTCAACGCCAGCAGCCGGCAGCTCAACCAGAGCGGGAACGTCGTCTGGACGTTCACGCCGGGTGCGAATCGCTGGATCAACTCGGCGCAGACGTCGGTGGGCGGCACAGTCGAAAGCCAGGATCTGGTGAGCTACTTCATGCGCACGCGCGGCATTCTGCCCGGGCGCTCGGTCGTCCCGAACACCTACGGTGATGTCGCCATCGCGAACAGCGTGACCCAGTTCCGCGACCAGTCGTACTACCTGAATGAGCAGGTCCTTGCCCTCGGCGAGAAGCTCTCGCTGGCGGCCGGCTTCCGCGCCGACCGCTCGAGCGCGAACGGCGACCGAAAGAAGTTCTACACGTTCCCCAAATTCTCCACGAGCTACCGCTTCGAGCGGCCGCTGTCGCGCTGGACCGACGTGGTGGACGAGGTGAAGCTGCGCGGCGCGTGGGGCGAGTCGGGCAACCGGCCGCGCTATGGCGACCGTGACGTGACCGTGGCGAGCGGCGGCACCATCGGCGGCGCGGCGTCCCTGGCCGCGTCCACGACGCTCGGCAATCCGGCCATCAAGCCGGAAGTGATGAACGAGCTTGAGTACGGCATCGACGGTTCACTCCTGCGGCAGCGCATCGGCTTCGAGGCGTCGACCTACGAGCGCAAGATCAAGGACCTGCTGTTGACGTTCCCGCTCCCGCCGAGCTCCGGCTTGGCGCAGCAGACGATCAACGGCGGCCAGCTGTCGGTGCGCGGGTTCGAGGCGTCCATCTCGCTCGTGCCGATCCGCAATCGCGACGTGGAGTGGGTGTTCCGCACCACATACGGCAGCAACCATCAGCATACGGACTGGATGCCCGTGCCGACCTTCAATGTGCCCGGCTCGTTCGGCTCGGCATACGGCCGCAATCGCATCGCGGCGGGGACCATCTCGACCATGATCTGGGGCAACATCCCCTTCAGCTGCCTCAATACGACCGTGAACGGCGTGTTCACGCCGGGCACGGCGTCGGACGGCAAGCCGTGCCGCCGGCTCGCTGAGGGTGAGACGATGGCGAGCCGCGTGACGCGCGATTCAACGATCCGCGACGCCAATCCGCGGCACCAAACCCAGTTCACCAATCAGGTGACGTACCACAATTGGAGCCTCACCGCGCTGCTGGATTGGCGCAACGGCGGGGCGACGTCGGACATGACGAAGAACCTCTTCGACGAGGGCGGCAACTCGCGCGACTTCGATGCGAAGTCGCCTGATGCGACGCAGAGCCTCGGCGAATACCGCTACGGCCTGTGGTCGAACAGCGACATTCGGCAGTACATCGAGTACGGGAGCTTCGTGAAGCTGCGCGAGCTGTCAGTGACGTACGACGCACCGGCCAGCCTGGCGGCACGGGCGAAGGCCCGCACGCTGCGGTTCACGTTCAGCGGCCGTAACCTGAAGACGTGGACCAAGTATTGGAGCTTCGACCCCGAATTCAGCAATTTCGGCAACTCGAATTTCAACCGGTTTATCGACTTGGCGCCGTATCCGTCGACCCGCCAGTTCTTCTTCAGCATCGACCTGGGGTACTAG